One window from the genome of Spirosoma rhododendri encodes:
- a CDS encoding dioxygenase family protein translates to MDIPLSKEEKPFWNSLYELGKGLQHQYEIKAALIVSAHWCTSGTFVNIAPKQTQLYDYYGFPQEYYTVKYQANGAPDIAREVKKLVPSAVETTDWGLDHGAWPMLMHLFPGADIPVFQMSIYYDAKPDYHYELGRQLKALREKGVLIIGSGSIIHNIPLAGQKFRSGDMTPFGWEADYDAWIKTQIEDRNISAIINYATSHKLGKLAAPTPDHFVPILYSLGLMGPTDEVDYFYDSAVSFPAFSERSFMISEKA, encoded by the coding sequence ATGGATATTCCGCTTTCCAAAGAGGAAAAACCTTTCTGGAATTCCCTGTACGAATTGGGGAAAGGCCTTCAGCATCAATACGAGATAAAAGCGGCCCTGATCGTTTCGGCTCATTGGTGTACAAGCGGGACGTTCGTGAACATCGCTCCCAAACAAACTCAGCTCTACGATTACTACGGGTTTCCACAGGAATACTACACGGTGAAATACCAGGCCAATGGGGCTCCGGACATCGCACGGGAGGTAAAGAAACTTGTTCCGTCTGCTGTAGAAACAACCGACTGGGGACTGGACCACGGTGCCTGGCCGATGCTTATGCACCTGTTCCCCGGCGCTGACATTCCCGTTTTTCAGATGAGCATTTATTACGATGCCAAACCGGATTATCACTATGAATTAGGCAGGCAGCTAAAAGCGTTGCGCGAGAAAGGCGTACTGATCATTGGCAGCGGTTCGATCATCCACAACATCCCGCTGGCCGGCCAAAAGTTCAGAAGTGGCGATATGACACCCTTCGGGTGGGAAGCTGATTATGATGCCTGGATTAAAACACAGATTGAGGACAGGAATATCAGCGCTATTATCAATTACGCAACCAGCCATAAGCTTGGCAAGCTGGCGGCTCCAACGCCCGACCACTTTGTGCCCATTCTCTACAGCCTGGGGTTAATGGGTCCAACCGATGAAGTAGACTACTTCTATGACAGCGCGGTATCGTTCCCTGCCTTCAGCGAACGAAGCTTTATGATCAGTGAAAAGGCATAA